One window from the genome of Acinetobacter lanii encodes:
- a CDS encoding ferritin-like domain-containing protein gives MASIDLEKMLEKVKNTQWTLSDIDWDAPGRELVTAEQWPKLKDFMADLMWIEHVGARAFSAMSKKAPTDTLCEMYAIFHAEEQRHANAEMALMKRWGMLDGDVPKPNKNLRLIIEWLDTYADDMPFYILGAVIPMLEVALDGALCTFLLDTVDDPVCHQAFELINGDEARHLGVGFSVMEAQGFNKTFIELSQMAARIMDPRLMLGILAYLPLLNKMRDNVMKLGLPEEKLYAAMNKFERIAGRTAEGRRNPWFQIINRHTRIMINRKNRFYHKPIDAMVAMTDKIPEKSLPQVPSWIYELTAEPKAVS, from the coding sequence ATGGCTTCAATCGACTTAGAAAAAATGCTTGAGAAAGTGAAAAATACCCAATGGACCTTGTCTGATATTGATTGGGATGCGCCCGGTCGTGAGTTAGTGACTGCCGAGCAATGGCCAAAGCTTAAAGATTTTATGGCAGATCTGATGTGGATTGAACATGTCGGTGCACGTGCCTTTTCAGCCATGTCCAAAAAAGCGCCCACTGACACCTTATGCGAAATGTATGCGATTTTTCATGCTGAAGAACAACGTCATGCCAATGCAGAAATGGCTTTGATGAAACGTTGGGGCATGTTAGACGGCGATGTGCCAAAACCCAATAAAAATCTTCGCTTAATTATTGAATGGCTCGATACCTATGCCGATGATATGCCCTTTTATATTTTAGGGGCAGTTATTCCAATGCTTGAAGTGGCACTTGACGGCGCACTGTGTACTTTTTTACTCGATACCGTCGATGATCCGGTGTGTCACCAAGCCTTTGAGCTGATCAATGGGGATGAAGCACGTCATTTAGGCGTCGGCTTTAGTGTGATGGAAGCACAAGGGTTTAACAAAACCTTCATCGAACTCAGTCAAATGGCGGCTCGAATTATGGATCCACGTTTGATGTTAGGCATTTTGGCGTATTTACCGCTACTGAATAAAATGCGGGATAACGTGATGAAATTGGGTCTACCTGAAGAAAAGCTTTATGCCGCAATGAATAAATTCGAACGCATTGCTGGTCGGACGGCTGAAGGTCGTCGTAATCCTTGGTTCCAAATTATCAACCGACATACCCGAATTATGATCAATCGCAAGAATCGTTTTTATCATAAACCGATTGATGCCATGGTGGCGATGACTGACAAGATACCAGAAAAATCTTTACCTCAAGTACCATCTTGGATATATGAATTAACAGCAGAACCGAAAGCCGTCAGCTAA
- the yiaA gene encoding inner membrane protein YiaA, with protein MNHYINKPSSAFIAASWLALIAGAVAYLIGLFNADMQLNEKGYYLVVLLYALFASVSLQKVVRDKLEGLQVTPIYYALCWVSIVVCVALLAMGLWNASLLLSEKGFYMMAFLLSLFGAVAVQKNIRDLEYLRTHESGEIPLSNTYVETKKLDLDAPLE; from the coding sequence ATGAATCATTATATTAACAAACCCTCCTCCGCTTTTATTGCTGCCAGTTGGCTTGCCCTCATTGCAGGTGCAGTGGCCTATCTGATCGGACTCTTCAATGCCGATATGCAACTCAATGAAAAAGGCTACTATTTAGTGGTGTTGCTGTATGCCCTGTTTGCCTCCGTCTCTTTACAAAAAGTGGTGCGCGATAAATTAGAAGGTTTACAAGTGACTCCGATTTATTATGCGCTATGTTGGGTGTCGATCGTGGTCTGTGTGGCGTTATTGGCGATGGGGCTATGGAATGCCAGTTTACTGCTCAGTGAAAAAGGCTTTTATATGATGGCGTTTTTACTCAGTTTATTTGGTGCGGTGGCGGTGCAAAAAAATATTCGTGATCTTGAATATTTGCGCACGCATGAGTCGGGTGAAATCCCTCTCAGCAATACATATGTTGAGACAAAAAAATTGGATCTCGATGCACCTTTAGAATAA
- a CDS encoding LLM class flavin-dependent oxidoreductase, which produces MRSLKETKFSILELAPVRDDKSVEFSLKHALELAQRIETLGYERLWLAEHHNMDGIASSATAVLLGYILANTETLKVGSGGIMLPNHAPLVVAEQFGTLATLYPNRVELGLGRAPGTDQVTMRALRRGRQETEDQFPRDVVEILGYFDDAEPNQRITATPGQGTHVPVWLLGSSLFSAQLAAQLGLPYSFASHFAPRMLGQAIKLYRENFQPSAYLDKPYVSMGVPTVVADTDEEAEYLATSAYQRVLGLMRGQSLKLKPPVESMDGLWNQAEKMSVDNFYAMAQIGSPDTVKQGLEQLLVPYDVDEFIFTCDIYDTEKRIRNFELLMQLRNA; this is translated from the coding sequence ATGCGAAGCTTAAAAGAAACCAAATTTTCGATTCTTGAACTTGCACCAGTGCGTGATGATAAAAGCGTAGAATTTTCATTAAAACATGCTTTGGAATTGGCGCAACGTATTGAAACATTAGGCTATGAACGTTTATGGCTTGCGGAACACCACAATATGGATGGTATCGCAAGCTCTGCCACTGCGGTGTTGTTGGGCTATATTTTAGCCAATACCGAAACTTTAAAAGTCGGTTCAGGCGGGATCATGTTACCCAACCATGCGCCATTAGTAGTCGCAGAACAATTTGGTACCCTAGCCACTTTATATCCCAACCGCGTTGAACTCGGTTTAGGGCGTGCGCCCGGCACAGATCAAGTCACCATGCGTGCGCTACGTCGTGGCCGTCAAGAAACAGAAGATCAATTTCCACGAGATGTAGTTGAGATCTTAGGATATTTTGATGATGCCGAACCGAATCAACGCATTACTGCGACACCGGGTCAAGGCACTCATGTACCTGTTTGGCTATTGGGTTCAAGTTTATTCAGTGCACAATTAGCGGCACAGCTTGGTTTGCCTTATTCTTTTGCATCGCATTTCGCACCCCGTATGCTCGGTCAAGCGATCAAACTGTACCGTGAAAACTTTCAACCCTCTGCGTATTTAGATAAACCTTATGTGTCTATGGGCGTGCCGACAGTGGTTGCTGACACGGATGAAGAAGCTGAATATTTAGCGACCAGTGCCTATCAGCGTGTTTTGGGCTTAATGCGAGGTCAAAGCTTAAAACTCAAACCGCCTGTTGAATCTATGGATGGTTTATGGAATCAAGCTGAGAAAATGTCAGTCGATAATTTCTATGCCATGGCACAAATTGGTTCACCAGACACCGTGAAGCAAGGTTTAGAGCAGTTGTTAGTGCCTTACGATGTCGATGAATTCATTTTCACTTGTGATATTTATGACACTGAAAAACGCATTCGTAATTTTGAGTTGTTGATGCAATTGCGTAATGCTTAA
- a CDS encoding glycine zipper domain-containing protein, translating to MKLNALLVSATLATSSMVAINAHADSTARVAAASALGSVAGTALGKNMGGTTGATIGAALGGAGGAAVASNKRNRTESAIGGALGGGAGYTVGKSMGGSNGGYIGSALGAAGGAALGNKVSKDKDADNRKYRKHRKHRN from the coding sequence ATGAAATTAAATGCCCTTTTAGTGAGTGCGACTTTAGCTACTTCTTCAATGGTGGCTATCAATGCCCATGCAGACAGTACTGCGCGTGTTGCTGCAGCAAGTGCGCTCGGCAGCGTAGCAGGTACAGCTTTAGGTAAAAACATGGGTGGCACGACAGGTGCAACCATTGGTGCAGCTCTTGGTGGTGCAGGTGGTGCAGCGGTTGCAAGTAATAAACGTAACCGTACTGAATCTGCGATTGGTGGTGCTTTAGGTGGCGGTGCGGGTTATACAGTCGGTAAAAGCATGGGCGGTAGCAATGGTGGTTACATTGGTTCAGCACTTGGCGCTGCGGGTGGTGCAGCTCTAGGTAATAAAGTGTCTAAAGATAAAGACGCTGACAACCGTAAATATCGTAAACACCGCAAACACCGTAACTAA